AGGGCGTTGAGGTCAACCGGAGGGGGATGATTGCCATCCGGATCCAAAATAGTGGCAAACTCGAAGTCGATTACGCAAAAGCGGCCGTCGGTCCGCCGGTAGGTGAGATTGCGGGCAGCGACGTCATCATGACGAACTCCATAACTTTCCAGCTCGGCAAAAGTCTGTTTCTTCTTCTCAGGGCTGATACGGTCTACAATAGTTCCGCAGTTGGTGGTTACGAGAAGGAGTTTTGTTTCGTCGGCCTCGAGAACGCGAGGCACGAAGTCACACCCTTGCTCTTCGAGAAATTGCAAAACGCGGGTCTCGTTTTGAAACCGCTCTTCTTTGTCGTCTCCAAGAAAGGTCTTATACACCTTGCCGTCGTAGGCGAGGTGGACAATGGAGCGCTGGGTATTTTTGGCCTCTTCCATGGATCAAGCTGTTGTTGGACCGAACTCATCCATTGAATTCGGTAACCGATCCTG
This window of the Verrucomicrobiota bacterium genome carries:
- a CDS encoding serine/threonine protein phosphatase; translated protein: MEEAKNTQRSIVHLAYDGKVYKTFLGDDKEERFQNETRVLQFLEEQGCDFVPRVLEADETKLLLVTTNCGTIVDRISPEKKKQTFAELESYGVRHDDVAARNLTYRRTDGRFCVIDFEFATILDPDGNHPPPVDLNALRGAAKTERRIHLEHEDSIPPGQNP